The Hippopotamus amphibius kiboko isolate mHipAmp2 chromosome 16, mHipAmp2.hap2, whole genome shotgun sequence genomic interval GAGCTCCTTGGAGTTTCACACGACAGGTGAGGTTGGTGCCATGGTCCTGGGGCCTCGGGGTGAGGGTGAGCACCGAGGAGTGGAGGGCCTCTGTGTTCATCCCATTCAGGGCATTTCCCGCCCAGGAGAACAGGAGAAACTGTCTCACTTCACAGACTAGTGACAGGCTGCAGGTCAGGTTTGTGGGGCGGCCGGACTCCAGAGGCTCCAAAAAGTGGATGTTGGGATTCTCTGCTGGCGCTGAGGAGGAGAGACGGTGATGCCTGGGCCCCAGAGAGGGTGGGGAGTGTGACCCTGAGAGGGACCAGTGCCTTAGGGCCATAGCTCACCCCCAATCCTGTGTTTGTTCTGAACCCCTAAACCCCAAGACCTGGAGCAGGGAGTGGACCTATGTGCTGTTCCTATTCTAATATGGGGATCTTCATGTCCCAGGGTCCTCTCCTGGGCCCCCTGCCATACCTGTCACCTGCAAATTCAGCTTCTTATCTTTGTAAGTGTATTTCACTTCATCTCTCTCCACTCGGAAGAGGTAGACTCCTGTGTCACTCATCCTGGCGTGTCTGATTCTCAGGGAGCAGTTGTTGTTGCTGGGGTCCCAGAGCAGGTGGAATCGGCCCTGGGTCTCTGGCTTCACTCAtctgtttgggttgtttgtggcCACAGGCTCACTGTCTATGTCGTCCCCTTCCCGGAACCAATAGATGGAGGGTTCAGGAGAGGAATACCATGAACTCCAGGGGTAGGAGAAGGAGCAGGGCACGTGGACGCCCCCGCACGCCTGCACTGTCACTGATTTCTGCACGCGGAGGTTGTACCCTGGATTCTCCTGCAGGGACCCTGGGGGACACAGAGGCTCAGCGgcagctccagcccctcccccacccgtgccgcccctcccccctcgGCCCACTCACCCCCCCACAGcagggccagcagcagcagctggggcACCATGTCCGCATCCGCCAGCGCAGAGCCCGAGCCCAGGTGCCTCTGTCAGGGAGGGAAATGCCCTGAATGTGGGGAGGGACGGAGGAAGCCCCCACAGGAAGCCCGtgggtgacagagagagagagtgctctTCCATCCATGAAAGGGGAACTTGGACGTCacaggccagaggagggaggaagatcaGGCTGGGAAATCACCCTGTTTCCCCCACCTCTCCCATTTGCAATTGCAAACTGTGAGTTACTGAAAGGTAAGGCTTGTCTAGGCTCTAAGGCCCCATAGCTGTAGCCCTTTCCCCGTGCACTGTTGTCTACACAGGGAAGATAGTGTCACCTGGCTGGCTCCCTAGGTATCAGAGCCTCTGGGAGGTCAAAGAGCAAATTCATTATCACGTGTTGATAGGTGCCCAGGCTGAGGGTCCAGGTGATGGAGGCCTGCCCCCAAGTTGTAAGAGAAGGTAAGTTCTCAGCAACAAGTATGTCTATTGGACATGACTTGGTCCACAGTGGTCACCAGAGATGTGACCCCCACCAGTGACCCTGGAGCCTCCCGACCTCTTGGAGTTGGGTCCCCATTCCCATCCCTGTCCTTGTCCCAGGCAGCCTCAGACTCTGGTCCTGGTGTTGATGCCCAAAGCAGACCCGAGCACAGGGCATTTGGAAAGTGGGAGTTGAGGGCATGGAGTGCCCAGGTTGGAACCCAGACACTTACCTACCTACCAGGTCACCTACCACCTGTTCAGCTTTACCAAAGTTACTtagcccctctgtgcctcagtttgctcatctgaaAAAAAGAGACACTAGCAGAAATGCtgtgtgagggttaaatgagttcatatgtGTCAAGTGCTTAGGACAGAGCC includes:
- the LOC130838923 gene encoding LOW QUALITY PROTEIN: sialic acid-binding Ig-like lectin 14 (The sequence of the model RefSeq protein was modified relative to this genomic sequence to represent the inferred CDS: substituted 1 base at 1 genomic stop codon), giving the protein MVPQLLLLALLWGGSLQENPGYNLRVQKSVTVQACGGVHVPCSFSYPWSSWYSSPEPSIYWFREGDDIDSEPVATNNPNRXVKPETQGRFHLLWDPSNNNCSLRIRHARMSDTGVYLFRVERDEVKYTYKDKKLNLQVTAPAENPNIHFLEPLESGRPTNLTCSLSLVCEVRQFLLFSWAGNALNGMNTEALHSSVLTLTPRPQDHGTNLTCRVKLQGAQVTTERTIRLSVSYAPQLLTTRFFQGNVTESPPSCSCVTEEQQGSWPLVLTLIRGALMGAGFLLVYGLTWIYYTRCGGH